The Montipora capricornis isolate CH-2021 chromosome 1, ASM3666992v2, whole genome shotgun sequence genome contains a region encoding:
- the LOC138047296 gene encoding uncharacterized protein → MAASQENTVNEPPAPSIEKNKSCFHCCVPKCNGDSRCHSELRFHRLPGRSKDGNIRKQWLIKIRREEGPHFKISASTRVCSRHFREEDYLQPSKSGSRSLKRGAIPSIFDWSTPIKERRKIIRHTGRDTQTDESVNEDMEHQPTTDIQSNEPTTSIQSMQDEMKALQAELLATKEELVKVKYETAAAIKQVEAVQAQASIDIKSVQKQAAEQLALSKFGLERFSTDNDSIKFYTGFPTYQHIQDFYEFVRPAAETMTYCYASGERESRPGARTMQLIDELFMFLVRLKLGLFEKDLAHRFQICMSSISRKITTWCNFLYFFLGSQMIWPSRDDVNKFMPESFKAMYPTTRVILDCTEIFVQTPTSLLLQSQFYSSYKSSTTLKGLIGITPYGAISFVSCLYTGGISDKEITRCSGILDLLEQGDSVMADKGFDIDDLLRAKGVALNIPPFLKSQGQFTALDVQKTKTIARLRIHVERAIRRIKEYHFFDTDVPLSTLGSVNQLYTVACLLTNFQGPLILSQNNK, encoded by the exons ATGGCGGCTTCGCAAG AAAACACCGTCAACGAACCTCCGGCACCTTCTATAGAGAAAAACAAGTCCTGCTTCCATTGCTGTGTTCCTAAGTGCAATGGGGACTCTCGATGCCACAGTGAACTGAGATTTCATAGGCTGCCCGGCAGATCAAAGGATGGAAACATTCGAAAGCAATGGCTTATTAAAATACGAAGAGAAGAAGGGCCACACTTCAAG ATCTCTGCCAGTACCAGGGTTTGCTCCAGACACTTCAGAGAAGAAGACTACCTTCAACCTAGTAAAAGTGGAAGTCGTTCACTAAAGAGAGGAGCCATCCCTTCGATTTTTGATTGGTCTACACCAATtaaggaaagaagaaaaattattcGACATACAGGCAG AGATACCCAAACAGATGAAAGTGTTAATGAAGACATGGAGCATCAACCAACTACTGACATACAATCAAATGAACCAACTACTAGTATACAGTCAATGCAGGATGAAATGAAAGCACTACAAGCTGAGTTATTGGCCACTAAGGAAGAACTGGTAAAAGTTAAGTATGAAACAGCAGCTGCAATCAAGCAAGTTGAGGCAGTCCAAGCCCAAGCATCTATTGACATCAAAAGTGTCCAAAAGCAGGCAGCAGAGCAACTGGCCCTAAGCAAATTTGGCCTTGAACGATTTAGCACTGATAATGATTCCATAAAGTTTTACACTGGTTTCCCCACCTATCAACACATTCAGGACTTTTATGAATTTGTCAGGCCGGCAGCAGAAACAATGACCTACTGCTATGCTTCTGGGGAACGAGAAAGCAGGCCCGGAGCAAGAACTATGCAATTAATTGATGAATTGTTCATGTTTCTTGTTCGACTGAAATTAGGGCTCTTTGAAAAAGATCTTGCTCATCGCTTTCAAATTTGTATGTCTTCAATAAGCAGGAAAATAACAACATGGTGCAACTTCCTATATTTTTTCCTTGGAAGCCAAATGATCTGGCCATCACGTGATGATGTAAATAAATTCATGCCTGAGAGTTTCAAGGCCATGTACCCAACTACAAGAGTTATATTGGACTGCACAGAAATTTTTGTGCAGACCCCAACTTCACTGCTACTCCAATCACAGTTCTATTCTTCGtataaaagtagcacaacactcaAGGGTTTAATTGGAATTACACCATATGGTGCCATCTCTTTTGTGTCATGCCTATATACAGGTGGAATCTCAGACAAAGAAATAACAAGATGCAGTGGTATACTAGATTTACTAGAACAGGGGGATTCAGTGATGGCAGACAAAGGTTTTGACATTGATGATCTTCTTAGGGCAAAAGGTGTAGCTCTGAATATTCCCCCATTCCTCAAAAGTCAAGGCCAGTTTACTGCTCTAGATGTACAAAAAACTAAGACCATTGCCAGGCTTAGAATACACGTGGAGCGTGCGATAAGGCGGATCAAGGAGTACCACTTTTTTGATACTGATGTACCCCTTTCAACATTAGGTTCTGTAAACCAGCTGTACACAGTGGCTTGCTTGCTCACAAATTTTCAGGGTCCCCTAATATTATCTCAAAATAACAAGTAA
- the LOC138047290 gene encoding uncharacterized protein produces the protein MLSFKERASWTPAQARRQFRQNLFPLVQTGGISAAFTQVSVHIIPSSAAEHFAEFCRMNKTPCPIVYQSKPGEVSASPIAADSDIRTDQTAYGIFENGVFTKTVTDILEVPFDDFVAFYLGCSHSFELALSNAGLPVRHQQVDRSVPSYKTKIPCIPAGPFSGNVVASMRPMPRNLVQRAAEVTAVLDQVHGAPVHIGDPCWIGVKDVLHPEYDDEPNIQEGDVFLFWGCGTTAMEALTRAQLPLMISLSPNANCCNFITDLRNEAFNKMNTPKGGTLETRVVFICEQPVLGSLVSEKALELIQQLEKLGKKESPNPVIGDFNGKPDEPADSFVKAALRLSHASSVAIVTLNDVSTKEGSSVLSIIKSVMATKKEDIVLLVPAEKVAEMTNAISICVELKLFEKSIHVRKIDVQEASSKDDIVKISRRLLSTMESFKLERVDHCKFTALIGPDKEGGFWVESAVIDVDVDHVARTSECTWPGEVIAGALYILNCCPTHSCYLRRGLGQHKPLQQSEFIMSSEEFRILISKFEVSCSTEDVEVLIEKINMSASNGLKCLGGEA, from the exons ATGCTGTCTTTCAAGGAACGTGCAAGCTGGACGCCAGCGCAGGCTAGACGTCAGTTTCGACAAAACCTCTTCCCATTAGTCCAGACCGGTGGCATCTCAGCGGCTTTCACTCAAGTCAGCGTTCATATTATTCCATCCTCGGCGGCAGAACACTTCGCTGAATTTTGCAGAATGAACAAGACTCCTTGTCCGATTGTGTATCAGAGCAAACCAGGAGAAGTGTCAGCATCACCAATAGCTGCTGATTCAGACATTCG GACAGATCAGACAGCATACGGGATATTCGAGAATGGTGTGTTCACAAAAACCGTCACAGACATACTGGAGGTTCCGTTTGATGACTTTGTTGCATTCTACCTTGGATGCAGCCACTCGTTCGAGCTCGCACTATCGAACGCTGGGCTACCAGTTCGACACCAACAGGTAGACCGTTCTGTGCCGAGCTACAAGACAAAGATTCCGTGCATCCCGGCAGGTCCCTTTTCAGGTAATGTGGTCGCATCGATGCGTCCAATGCCCCGGAACCTAGTTCAGAGGGCCGCGGAAGTGACAGCTGTTTTGGACCAAGTGCACGGAGCCCCCGTACATATTGGTGATCCTTGCTGGATTGGTGTAAAGGATGTCTTACACCCTGAATACGACGACGAACCGAATATACAGGAAGGAGACGTATTTCTGTTCTGGGGCTGTGGAACAACTGCCATGGAGGCGTTAACCAGAGCAC aactTCCTTTGATGATAAGCCTGAGTCCTAATGCGAACTGCTGCAATTTCATTACTGATCTAAGAAATGAGGCATTCAACAAAATGAACACTCCAAAGGGTGGAACTTTAGAAACCCGTGTCGTGTTCATATGCGAACAACCTGTCTTGGGTTCGTTGGTTTCCGAAAAGGCACTGGAACTTATTCAACAACTGGAAAAACTTGGTAAAAAGGAATCACCAAACCCAGTTATCGGCGATTTCAATGGAAAACCGGACGAACCAGCTGACTCTTTTGTTAAAGCAGCTTTGAGACTCAGCCACGCCTCTTCGGTTGCCATAGTAACATTAAATGATGTTTCTACCAAGGAAGGCTCCAGCGTGTTGTCAATCATCAAGTCTGTAATGGCAACTAAAAAGGAAGACATCGTTTTGCTTGTCCCAGCGGAAAAAGTCGCAGAAATGACAAATGCCATCAGCATTTGTGttgaattgaagctgtttgagaAGTCAATCCACGTCAGAAAAATTGATGTACAGGAGGCTAGCTCAAAGGATGATATCGTTAAGATCTCGCGTCGCCTGCTTTCAACCATGGAAAGTTTCAAACTCGAACGTGTTGATCATTGCAAATTTACTGCACTGATTGGGCCTGATAAAGAAG GAGGTTTCTGGGTCGAAAGCGCAGTGATTGACGTTGATGTGGATCACGTGGCTAGAACTTCTGAATGCACTTGGCCTGGTGAAGTCATTGCAGGAGCCTTGTACATACTCAACTGCTGTCCAACCCACTCTTGTTATCTCCGAAGGGGCTTGGGGCAGCACAAACCTTTGCAGCAAAGTGAGTTTATCATGTCGTCTGAAGAG TTTAGGATACTGATATCCAAATTTGAAGTCAGCTGTAGCACTGAAGATGTGGAAGTTCTTATCGAGAAGATCAACATGTCAGCGTCAAACGGACTGAAGTGCCTCGGTGGGGAGGCATAG